In one Brassica oleracea var. oleracea cultivar TO1000 chromosome C9, BOL, whole genome shotgun sequence genomic region, the following are encoded:
- the LOC106319070 gene encoding protein ECERIFERUM 3-like → MVAFSAWPWGNFGNLKYLLYAPLAAQVVYSWAYEQDYSRALWCLHILIICGLKGFLHVLWSVYNNMLWVSRTLRINPNGVDFKQIDHEWHWDNYILLQAIIASIICYMSLPLMTMNSIPLWNTKGLVALIVLHVTFSEPIYYFIHRTFHSNTYLFTHYHSFHHSSPVPHPMTSGNATLLEGLILCVVAGVPLVGSCLLGVGSLGLIYGYAIMFDFLRCLGHCNVEIFSHKLFETLPILRYLIYTPTYHSLHHHEMGTNFCLFMPIFDVLGNTLNSNSWGLQKKIRLSAGERKRVPEFVFLAHGVDVMSAMHAPFVFRSFASIPYTTRIFLLPMWPFTFMVMLGMWVWSKTFLFSFYTLRKNLCQTWGVPRFGFQYFLPVAKQGINNQIENAILRADNIGVKVISLAALNKNEALNGGGTLFVNKHPDLRVRVVHGNTLTAAVILNEIPKDVKEVFLTGATSKLGRAIALYLCRRGVRVLMLTLSMERFQKIQKEAPVEFQNYLVQVTKYNAAQNCKTWIVGKWLTPREQSWAPKGTHFHQFVVPPILNFRRNCTYGDLAAMRLPEDVQGLGTCEYTMDRGVVHACHAGGVVHMLEGWEHHEVGAIDVDRIDLVWEAAMRHGLRSVSSLTR, encoded by the exons ATGGTAGCTTTTTCAGCTTGGCCTTGGGGAAACTTTGGCAATCTAAAG TATCTTCTCTACGCTCCGTTAGCTGCACAAGTAGTGTACTCATGGGCGTACGAACAAGACTACTCGAGGGCTCTTTGGTGTCTTCATATCCTCATCATCTGTGGACTCAAAGGATTCCTTCATGTTCTTTGGAGCGTTTACAACAACATGCTTTGGGTGTCTCGCACTCTAAGGATTAACCCTAATGGCGTCGACTTTAAGCAGATTGATCACGAATGGCACTG GGACAACTACATACTTCTGCAAGCAATAATAGCTAGCATAATCTGTTACATGTCTCTTCCATTGATGACGATGAACAGTATACCTCTGTGGAACACGAAAGGACTCGTTGCATTAATTGTGCTACATGTGACCTTCTCAGAGCCAATATACTACTTTATTCACAGAACTTTTCATAGTAACACCTACCTCTTCACGCATTACCACTCCTTCCATCACTCATCTCCTGTGCCACATCCCATGACTT CTGGAAATGCGACGTTACTGGAAGGCCTTATCCTCTGTGTCGTAGCTGGAGTTCCTTTGGTTGGATCTTGCTTGTTAGGTGTTGGATCGTTAGGGTTGATCTACGGATATGCTATTATGTTTGATTTCCTAAGATGTTTAGGACATTGTAACGTTGAAATCTTCTCTCACAAGCTATTCGAGACACTTCCAATCCTTCGATATCTCATCTACACTCCAAC GTACCATAGTCTGCATCATCATGAGATGGGGACCAACTTTTGTCTATTCATGCCTATCTTTGATGTCTTGGGCAACACACTTAACTCAAACTCGTGGGGACTCCAAAAGAAGATTCGCTTGTCTGCAG GGGAACGGAAGAGAGTGCCGGAGTTTGTGTTCTTGGCTCATGGGGTAGATGTTATGTCGGCAATGCATGCTCCGTTTGTGTTTAGATCGTTCGCTTCAATACCATACACAACGAGGATCTTCTTGCTGCCCATGTGGCCATTCACGTTCATGGTGATGTTGGGCATGTGGGTCTGGTCAAAGACTTTCCTTTTCAGCTTCTATACCCTCAGAAAGAATCTTTGCCAGACTTGGGGAGTTCCCAGATTTGGATTCCAA TATTTTTTACCGGTAGCTAAACAAGGCATTAACAACCAAATCGAGAATGCGATTCTTAGGGCTGATAATATAGGTGTTAAAGTTATCAGCTTGGCTGCTCTGAACAAG AATGAAGCTTTAAATGGTGGAGGAACGTTGTTTGTTAACAAGCATCCTGACCTTAGAGTTCGTGTGGTCCATGGGAACACATTAACAGCAGCAGTGATTCTCAATGAGATTCCAAAAGATGTGAAAGAGGTGTTCTTGACAGGAGCCACTTCTAAGCTGGGAAGAGCCATCGCTCTCTACCTCTGTCGTCGTGGAGTGAGAGTTCTC ATGTTGACATTGTCGATGGAGAGATTCCAAAAGATTCAGAAAGAGGCTCCTGTTGAGTTCCAGAACTACCTTGTACAAGTGACCAAATACAATGCTGCTCAAAACTGCAAG ACTTGGATTGTTGGGAAGTGGTTAACGCCAAGGGAACAGAGTTGGGCTCCTAAAGGAACACATTTCCACCAGTTTGTGGTGCCACCAATCCTCAACTTCAGGAGGAACTGCACTTACGGGGATCTAGCTGCAATGAGGCTTCCTGAAGATGTTCAAGGACTTGGAACCTGCGAG TACACAATGGACAGAGGGGTGGTGCATGCATGCCATGCAGGAGGAGTGGTTCATATGCTGGAGGGTTGGGAGCATCATGAGGTTGGAGCCATTGACGTTGACCGTATTGATTTGGTGTGGGAAGCAGCCATGAGACACGGCCTTCGCTCTGTTTCTTCACTCACAAGATGA
- the LOC106319071 gene encoding tetraspanin-15-like yields the protein MADSAQVVPVEEPAATATAMATAITTTSEPEAKSSDQMESQSNKSPAGTLVTIMNLFAIGVLPICTFFLSLTLLGYAVWLLYMRSYDCEDILGLPRIQTIASVGLLAVFVVSNVALFLRRKFPMPALVVMFVILLLMLFIGLAYAGVNEMQTRRFQATGTWFKLKVMDNVNWNNIKSCVYDKGACNDLVYGSPKDKLYNRRKLPPIKNGCCMPPETCNMDALNTTFWYRRKDEGQPLKTEVLYGGMVGRLSDCQLWRNDWSVLCYDCRSCKLGFVRSVRRKWWQLGVFLIVISILLLISHLLIFLATFWERFKG from the exons ATGGCTGATAGTGCCCAAGTAGTACCCGTTGAGGAACCAGCTGCAACCGCCACCGCCATGGCAACCGCAATAACAACAACGAGTGAGCCAGAAGCAAAAAGCTCCGACCAAATGGAGTCACAAAGCAATAAGTCACCCGCTGGAACATTGGTCACAATCATGAACCTTTTCGCCATCGGTGTACTTCCCATCTGCACCTTCTTTCTATCTCTTACACTCCTCGGCTACGCTGTGTGGCTCCTCTACATGCGTAGCTACGACTGCGAAGATATCCTCGGTCTGCCACGTATCCAGACAATCGCTAGCGTCGGTCTCCTCGCCGTCTTCGTCGTCAGCAATGTAGCTCTGTTTCTCCGACGAAAGTTTCCGATGCCAGCACTCGTGGTGATGTTTGTGATCCTTTTGCTAATGCTATTCATCGGTCTGGCGTACGCCGGAGTCAACGAGATGCAGACCAGGCGGTTTCAGGCGACTGGGACGTGGTTTAAGCTCAAAGTGATGGATAATGTGAACTGGAACAATATCAAATCGTGTGTCTACGATAAAGGTGCATGCAACGACCTTGTGTATGGATCTCCAAAAGATAAACTTTATAATAGAAGAAAATTGCCACCAATAAAG AATGGATGTTGCATGCCTCCAGAGACATGCAACATGGACGCTTTAAACACGACGTTTTGGTATAGAAGAAAAGACGAGGGACAACCATTGAAGACGGAGGTGCTGTACGGGGGCATGGTCGGAAGACTAAGTGACTGTCAGCTGTGGAGGAATGATTGGAGCGTGTTGTGTTATGATTGTAGGTCTTGCAAGTTAGGATTCGTAAGATCTGTAAGGAGGAAATGGTGGCAGCTAGGTGTCTTCTTGATAGTCATCTCCATTCTTCTTCTCATCTCTCACCTCTTGATCTTCTTGGCCACCTTTTGGGAACGTTTCAAGGGCTAG
- the LOC106318888 gene encoding uncharacterized protein LOC106318888 isoform X1, producing the protein MDSKEKEDHVKSLITSREMLLKLQQNIETATCGPSASTSADLQNLSNEIQKHLMKTAATAQDPNKPDPSKATSHIKDDFFAELDKVFTVEEVGHKCDLCGRDLASDPERPNASLRSLQEACVLDCGHVYHFKCLKGTTLDLDNRSTNPSCIFCVS; encoded by the exons ATGGATTCGAAAGAAAAAGAAGACCATGTCAAAAGTCTGATCACGAGTAGAGAGATGCTCTTGAAGCTTCAGCAGAACATTGAGACAGCCACTTGTGGACCATCCGCTTCCACTTCAGCTGATCTTCAAAACCTCTCTAATGAAATTCAAAAACATCTCATGAAGACTGCAGCCACTGCCCAGGATCCGAATAAGCCTGATCCGAGTAAAGCCACCTCGCATATAAAAGATG ACTTTTTTGCAGAGCTTGACAAGGTGTTTACAGTTGAGGAAGTTGGACACAAGTGCGACTTATGCGGGAGAGATCTAGCCTCGGATCCAGAACGGCCTAATGCTTCTTTGCGCAGCTTACAAGAGGCGTGCGTGCTGGATTGTGGTCATGTATACCACTTCAAGTGTTTAAAAGGCACCACTCTTGATCTTGACAACCGTTCTACTAACCCTTCTTGCATTTTCTGCGTCAGCTAG
- the LOC106318888 gene encoding uncharacterized protein LOC106318888 isoform X2 — MDSKEKEDHVKSLITSREMLLKLQQNIETATCGPSASTSADLQNLSNEIQKHLMKTAATAQDPNKPDPSKATSHIKDELDKVFTVEEVGHKCDLCGRDLASDPERPNASLRSLQEACVLDCGHVYHFKCLKGTTLDLDNRSTNPSCIFCVS, encoded by the exons ATGGATTCGAAAGAAAAAGAAGACCATGTCAAAAGTCTGATCACGAGTAGAGAGATGCTCTTGAAGCTTCAGCAGAACATTGAGACAGCCACTTGTGGACCATCCGCTTCCACTTCAGCTGATCTTCAAAACCTCTCTAATGAAATTCAAAAACATCTCATGAAGACTGCAGCCACTGCCCAGGATCCGAATAAGCCTGATCCGAGTAAAGCCACCTCGCATATAAAAGATG AGCTTGACAAGGTGTTTACAGTTGAGGAAGTTGGACACAAGTGCGACTTATGCGGGAGAGATCTAGCCTCGGATCCAGAACGGCCTAATGCTTCTTTGCGCAGCTTACAAGAGGCGTGCGTGCTGGATTGTGGTCATGTATACCACTTCAAGTGTTTAAAAGGCACCACTCTTGATCTTGACAACCGTTCTACTAACCCTTCTTGCATTTTCTGCGTCAGCTAG
- the LOC106318886 gene encoding probable myosin-binding protein 6: MVERTMSLGIGPNGESSGVRETMWAQQELLQKINQELDAEREASSSAASEALSMILRLQGEKAALEMEASQYKRMAEEKMCHAETSLALFEDLIYQKEMEIASLEFQVQAYRCKLLSLGCSDPAVVENRFPENLIFFGDTSRLNQKKKMKRNLSSPFDGMTSERRLLLSDNEGFEEKKGLESSLSPREDLSTYWEQIRKIDDHVREISESRDVPKESKWPLIKRESVSHALVSQVSNTILESAKSDVNTIMEMMKNPDHKVSAKDESPNVQDIFEVPRTKDSLFIISEGEENEERNGRGKLLSKPPRDTSIKAEHMSLLKEIREQLNGMQSEMRSLRSELHLTQPVSSHREEDGVLNSIQEAMIHFWL, from the exons ATGGTGGAGAGAACGATGAGTTTAGGGATCGGACCCAACGGAGAATCCTCCGGCGTTAGAGAAACCATGTGGGCGCAGCAAGAGCTTCTCCAGAAAATCAACCAAGAGCTCGACGCTGAACGCGAAGCCTCCTCCTCCGCTGCTTCCGAGGCCTTGTCGATGATTCTTCGTCTTCAAGGGGAGAAAGCAGCGTTGGAGATGGAGGCTAGTCAGTACAAGAGAATGGCCGAGGAGAAGATGTGCCACGCAGAGACCTCTCTGGCTCTCTTTGAAGATCTGATTTACCAGAAGGAAATGGAGATCGCGTCTCTCGAGTTTCAGGTTCAGGCTTACCGTTGCAAACTTCTCAGCCTCGGTTGCTCTGATCCCGCCGTGGTAGAGAACAGGTTCCCGGAGAATCTCATCTTCTTTGGGGACACCTCTCGTCTCAACCAAAAGAAGAAGATGAAACGAAACCTATCG AGCCCATTTGATGGCATGACAAGTGAAAGAAGACTACTCTTGTCTGATAACGAAGGCTTTGAGGAGAAGAAAGGTCTCGAGAGTTCTTTATCTCCACGTGAAGACTTGAGCACTTATTGGGAACAGATCAGGAAAATAGACGACCATGTCCGAGAGATTTCAGAGTCGAGAGACGTTCCCAAGGAATCCAAATGGCCTTTGATCAAGCGTGAGTCTGTGTCGCATGCGTTGGTGTCACAGGTCAGCAATACTATCCTCGAGTCAGCCAAGAGCGATGTGAATACGATAATGGAGATGATGAAGAACCCTGATCATAAAGTCTCTGCCAAAGATGAGTCTCCGAATGTTCAGGACATCTTTGAGGTTCCAAGGACGAAGGATAGCCTTTTTATCATATCCGAAGGAGAGGAAAATGAAGAAAGAAAT GGCAGAGGTAAGTTGTTGAGTAAGCCGCCAAGAGATACGAGCATCAAGGCAGAACATATGAGTTTGCTTAAGGAGATTCGAGAACAGCTCAATGGAATGCAGTCAGAGATGAGAAGCTTAAGATCAGAACTGCATCTTACTCAACCTGTGTCCTCCCATCGCGAGGAGGATGGAGTCCTTAACTCAATTCAAGAG GCCATGATTCACTTCTGGCTTTAG
- the LOC106318887 gene encoding uncharacterized protein LOC106318887, whose product MGHVLGLGYTSLSFLFSSLHSHLSGSHVNERPPSPQSHREQTMIPHLLPRPSPSRFHRIGSIRLVRSVQDPAQGQELLLRHVPLLQRRHEDVHPPRRSSAARLLSFDQALLRHGIKLFRRRILHHRAPDPGEKARELQWPWLIFKSDPLSLDNYSLIPKLSDLQNRPL is encoded by the exons ATGGGACACGTGTTGGGTCTTGGTTACACCTCTCTCTCCTTTCTCTTCTCATCGCTCCACTCTCATCTCTCTGGATCCCACGTCAACGAGAGACCACCATCTCCGCAGTCACACCGTGAACAAACAATGATCCCTCATCTTCTCCCTCGTCCCTCTCCCTCTCGTTTTCATCGAATTGGCTCGATCCGCCTGGTTCGATCGGTACAAGATCCAGCCCAAGGTCAAGAACTCCTTCTTCGACATGTTCCGCTGCTACAGAGACGTCATGAAGATGTTCATCCTCCTCGTCGGTCCTCTGCAGCTCGTCTCTTATCCTTCGATCAAG CTCTCCTCCGCCATGGAATCAAGCTTTTTCGTCGCCGGATCCTCCACCATCGTGCTCCAGATCCGGGAGAGAAAGCTCGTGAGCTCCAATGGCCCTGGCTTATTTTTAAGTCTGATCCTTTGTCTTTGGATAATTATTCTTTGATCCCAAAACTATCAGATTTGCAGAACAGACCTCTCTAA